The window CGCGCTGCTGGCGGCCTTCGTGCTGACGTTCCTGGCATGCGCGACGGAAATCACGATGTCCGTGCTGCTGGTGCCGGCGGGTTCGGAGGTGCTGGGCAAGCTGCTCTTCGACCTCCAGAGCTACGCGGACCCGGCGGCGGCGGCGGTGCTGGCGTGCGCGTTCGTCGCGCTGGTGGTCGCAGGTCAGGTGGTGCTCGCGCTGCTGGGGCGGCGCGCGGCGGAGGCGCGGTGATGGCGTCCATCTCCCTCGAGGGGTTGTCCAAGTCCTATGGCGCCACGCCGGTGGTGCGCGGCCTGAGCCTGGAGGTGCGCGAGGGCGAGTTCGTCTCGCTGCTGGGCCCCTCGGGCTGCGGCAAGACGACGACGCTGCGAATGCTCGCGGGCCTCGAACACCCGGACGCGGGCGTCATCCGCATCGGCGGGGAGACGGTGGCCGGCCCCGGCCTCCGCGTGCCGCCCGAGAAGCGCGGGCTGGGCATGGTGTTCCAGAGCTACGCCGTGTGGCCGCACCGCACGGTGGAGCAGAACGTCGCGTACCCGCTGACGCTGCGTCGCCTGCCACGGTCGGAGGTGGCCGCGCGCGTCCAGGAGGCGCTGCGGTGGGTGCGCCTGGAGGGGCTGGCGACGCGCGAGCCGCACGCGCTGTCGGGCGGGCAGCTCCAGCGCGTGGCCCTGGCGCGGGCCCTGGTCGCCGGGCCCCGCGTGCTGCTGCTCGACGAGCCCCTGTCCAACCTGGACGCGGCGCTGCGGGAGGAGCTGCGCGCGGAGCTCGCCGCGCTGCGCGCGCGGCTGGGCACCACCATGGTCTTCGTCACGCACGACCAGGGCGAGGCGCTCGCGCTGTCGGACCGCATCGCGGTGCTCAACCGGGGCGTCATCGAGCAGGTGGCCACCCCCGAGGCGCTGTACCACGAGCCCGCCACGCCCTTCGTCGCGGGCTTCGTCGGCGGGGCGAACGTCCTCGTCGGCCAGGTGGGCGGCGGCGCCTTCTACACGCCCGGAGGCACCCGCTTCGCCCTGCCCCCGGAGACACGCGGGGGCGACGGACCGGCCACCCTGGTGGTCCGCCCGGAGGACATCGAGCTGGGCGGCGACGACGGCACGCCGCTGCCGCTCTCCGCGCGCCT of the Myxococcus stipitatus genome contains:
- a CDS encoding ABC transporter ATP-binding protein, translating into MASISLEGLSKSYGATPVVRGLSLEVREGEFVSLLGPSGCGKTTTLRMLAGLEHPDAGVIRIGGETVAGPGLRVPPEKRGLGMVFQSYAVWPHRTVEQNVAYPLTLRRLPRSEVAARVQEALRWVRLEGLATREPHALSGGQLQRVALARALVAGPRVLLLDEPLSNLDAALREELRAELAALRARLGTTMVFVTHDQGEALALSDRIAVLNRGVIEQVATPEALYHEPATPFVAGFVGGANVLVGQVGGGAFYTPGGTRFALPPETRGGDGPATLVVRPEDIELGGDDGTPLPLSARLFLGHAAEYRFPVDGTLLRAVGPRVETRAGQTLHVGLRKARLFHSP